The stretch of DNA CCTCAGTCTGATTTTGGGGCGGACACCGTTAGAATTCAGCTTTAGCAAATATGCCCGAACCCTGTCGGAAGGATTACAGTCTCAGTTAGAAAAAGCCCATATGTGGAGTGACTTTAACCACTCACAGCAAAATTTGGGGAGTCGCTTGTCTCAGCGTTGGGTTTTAATAGAAAACTGGCTAAAAGGTCTTTGTACTTTGCCGGAATATCAAGGATTACGTGAATATATTCCGGAAGCTGTGGTACTCATGTTGCTGGATAAATCAGTGGTTACCCGCTTTAGTGAAGTTGATCTGCATTTCAGCGTCAGTGATCTGATGGGAGAACATCCCCGTATTCAACAACAGACGCTAACCTTAAGTCTGGATGACTATTTCAGCCGTATGCGTTACCAGCGTAAGGTGTTTATTCCTGCCTATCAGCGTTATCAATCTGTCAGACAACAGGTGTTAAATCAGCAACGTAGTGAACTGCGTTTACATGAATTTAAAGCACGTCCACTCAGCTCTTTCGTACGTAATAAACTGATTAATGATGTTTATCTTCCTATCATTGGTGACAACCTGGCAAAACAGATTGGTGCCATTGGCGAAGGTAAACGAACGGATCTGATGGGATTGCTGCTAATGATCTCCCCTCCAGGTTACGGTAAAACGACGCTTATGGAGTATATTGCTAACCGTCTGGGGCTGATTTTTATGAAAATCAACGGTCCGGCATTAGGTCACGATGTTCTGTCACTGGATCCGGAGCAGGCACCTAACGCTACCGCGCGTCAGGAGTTAGAAAAACTCAACCTGGCGTTGGAGATGGGAAATAACGTGATGTTATATGTTGATGATATTCAACATACCCACGCTGAGTTTTTACAGAAATTCATCTCATTATGTGACGGTACTCGACGCATTGAAGGCGTCTGGAAAGGTAAGACTAAAACTTATGATATGCGCGGTAAAAAGTTCTGCGTGGTGATGGCCGGTAACCCTTACACCGAATCCGGGGATGTATTCAAAATCCCTGATATGCTGGCAAACCGCGCGGATATTTATAATCTGGGTGAAGTCCTGGGGGGTATGGAAGAAGCATTCTCCCTCAGTTATATCGAAAACAGCCTGACCTCTAATCCAGTTCTGGCACCAATGGCGCTGCGGGATATGAACGATCTTTATCTATTGGTTGATAAAGCACTGGGTAAACCTTTCACCAGCAATGCCCTTAGCCATCAATATAGTGAAGCTGAAATTAGTGAAATTGTCGCCATTCTTGAGCGCATTATGGCTATGCGTGATGTGGTACTAAAAGTTAATCAACAGTATATTGCCAGCGCGGCTCAGTCTGATAAATACCGTACCGAACCTGCCTTCAAACTGCAGGGTAGCTACCGTAATATGAATAAACTTAGTGAGAAGATTTCCGCCGTTATGAACCCGGCAGAAATTCGTCGCATCATTGACGATCACTATCTGGGTGAGGCTCAGTTGCTAACCAACGGTGCTGAAGAAAACCTGCTAAAACTGGCTGAAATCCGCGATATGATGTCTCCTGAAGAAGCAAAACGCTGGATTCAAATTAAGCATGACTTTATGAGAAATAAATCATTAGGTGGTGATAATACCGATATTGGAGGACGGGTTGTTGCACAACTGGCCGATCTGGTAGAAAGCGTTCAGGCCTTAAGGAATTAAATCAATAGTGAAACTGTGGATACAACAGCGGATTAAAATCCTGAGTCTGATAACCGTCATTCTGGTTGGTTTACAACTGGTAAACTCGCTGACCGGTGGGTTTCTGAATCATTTCGGTATTCTTCCTCGCTCAGCGCAGGGTCTATTGGGTATTCTATTTTCGCCTTTTCTACATCGGGACTGGGAGCACTTATTAAGTAATTTACCAATATTACTGATATTAAGTGCATTATTATTAACTCACTCAGTACGCTACTACCTCAGTGCCAGCACTTTTATTATTTTATTCGGTGGGCTGCTGGTATGGATTTTTGCTCGTAGCGCTATTCATATTGGTGCCAGCGGTTGGATTTTTGGCTTATGGATGTTATTGCTGGCAAATGCATTTACTCGAAGAAAAATACTCGACTTTGTTTATGCGGCATTAATCCTACTTTATTACGGTGGACTGGCTTCAGGCCTGCTGCCGGGCGATCCGGATATTTCCACTGAAGGCCATATTGCAGGAGCCATAGCCGGGCTCTGCTTTGCTCTGCTAACCCGAAAACTTATTTCTGACAATAAGATAAACACCCCTTAACCTTATAAAGAGGTTAATAAAGCTACATTTCAGGATGATTATCTGCCTAAATCCTTAGATACATGGAATTATCACAACACACTCTTATGCCTTTTCCATCAAAAAAACTAATCTTCTGGTTTTAGCTAACAATTTTGACATTAACGTCTTTATTTTACAGTCTGATTACCGCAAACTATCAGCGCCTTATACTGGCGTCTCGTTCGAAATTAGAATAACTAAAATATACCGCGGTTTCGCTCGAATACATAAGCTTTGGTGAGCAACCTTTATTTGCTTATCTCATTGATTTATGGATAAAACAGGTTATGGATAATAAAGAGCTCGAACACTACCTTGAAAGCACTCTGGCGGATTTAACATTAAGTCAGAGTGAGCGCGTAAAACTAAGAGAGTTAAGTCAGGTTCTGGATACTGAGCAATCAGGATTTATGCGTAATCGTGCTTTTGATTTAGTTCGGGCTCAATTAAATACGGCACCAGAAAATCTTCAGCCGGTATTAAAGTGGCTGGAAATGGTGATAAAAACCATTGATATTGCTAACCAACGCAAAAAAGTAACCTCTTCTGCCTGTTTTTCACCGGGAGATACCTGCCGGAAAAAAATCTGTGAAATATTGGCACAAACCACATCAAAAGCTGATATCTGCGTGTTTACTATCGCCGATGATATTATTACCGAATCTATTCTTGCAGCTCATCAACGTCAGGTTCAAATTAGAATAATTACCGATAACGAAAAATCTGAAGATGATGGTAGTGATATTGAATATCTACAGCATAAAGGCATTTCTATTGTGATGGATAACAGTCCCTATCACATGCATCACAAGTTTGCCGTGTTCGATGACCGCTACTTACTCAACGGTAGTTTTAACTGGACCAAAAGCGCATCCCAATATAACTATGAGAATATTCTTATAACTGACTCTCCAACGCTATTAGCCTTTTATCAACAGGAGTTTACCCGGCTATGGCAACGATTCAGTTAATGATGAAACAAGGGAAAACATGGGAATGGAAGTGGCAAACTGGAGGCTGGCTTTTCAGTTTACCCCCCGAAAAAAGGCAGATATACTTCAGAACAAAGGAAGTATCACACTGCGCAATGATTGCATATCGCTTCTATTAATTATGCCCGCTATGCAATCCCGTGACTTTCTCCATACAACAGAAATAATATGAATAATAAAATCAAACGCTTTATTTTTTGTAGTGGTATTGTTTTTACGTTGGCTGCCTGTTCGAATCCGCCATCACGCCAAAACTTTGACTACTCGCTTTCGCAAGGACAACTCGAGTTAGCACAGAAAATTGCGTTGGAAGAAGGAGTCTCTTCTGACGTAGATATTGCCACTGAGCTATTGTGGTCTCTTGAAGCAGGCACATTGTTGCGTATGAACAGTGAGCTGGACCGTTCAACTAAAGTCTTTGATACCAGTGAAACGCTGATTAAAGAAAATGAGACACAAAATCTGGCGGCATCCGGATTTAGTCAGGCTGCTTCAATGGTGGTTAACGATAATATTATGGGCTACACCCCTCGGGTATATGACCGCGTAATGGTTAACACCTACAAAGCATTGAATTTTTGGCAGCAGGCTAATTTTACTGATGCCAGGGTTGAGTGGAACCGGGTAGACGATCGGCAGCGCCGGGCTGCGGAGTATTTTTCCAAAGAGATCAACGCACAAAAAAGTAGCGTGAAGAGTAATAATCTGGGTGAAACTTACTCTGGTGCAATGGAAAGATTAGGGGATTCTGGGGTTGATGTTGCTAAATGGGCACCTTATGACGGCTATATCAATCCGGCATCGCTCTACCTGCATGGCTTGTACTTTTTAATTAATAACGAAAGTGCCGCCGACCTGAGCAAGGCCAAAGAGAGCCTGAAGCGTGCTTACGCCCTGACACGCAGTAAGCAAATTCGTGCCGACCTCAATCTTGCTAACGGCGGCCGTAAAGTTGCTCCTGGCGTTTGGATTGTGTTTGAAAATGGTACCGCTACTCATAAAGTAGAACGCCGTATTGATCTGCCGTTATTTTTAGTGACCAGCCGTGTAGTCTATACAGGTATTGCGTTACCAGTACTTGAATCAGGTAGTCCGGCGTATCCTTATCTTTCAGTCAATGGAGGAAGACAAACAGAATCATTCGCCAACATGGATAAAATTATTCAGGGTGAATTTAAAACGGAATTTACAGGTATTCTGATTAAGGAGTTGACTCGTGCGGTACTGAAAACTGCGGCACAAGCTTCTATGAGAAACTCTGATAATAAGACAGTCAGATTACTTGGCGCTCTTACCGGCATCGCTCAGGCAGTTACCACACAGGCAGATATTCGCAGTTGGCATACCTTACCCTACGAGTTTCAGGTAACCTATGTGAAATGGCCAAAAGATGGGCAGCTTCAAATTAATCCATCAGGTGGTGCTGCTATTCAGGTTGATTTACCAGCAACGCCTCAGCCGGTAGTAGTTTATGTAAGGGCGTTGAACGCGAATACGGTTCCACAGGTCAATCTGTTAACCAGTAAAAACGCTATCTAGCCCTGTTTAACAGGCAGAATTATCATTCTAATCATTAAACTGTATTGAGAACTTTCATGATGAAAATTTTAAACAAAAAAACGCTTCTTGCTGCGGCTGTTGCTTTCTCTCTGGTTGGTTGTGCTGAACAAGGCGCTTACTATGTTGACAGCAAAAATGACAGCGTTGCTGTTATGGGTCTGGATTACAAAGATTTTGAAATGGCAGCGACCAATATGGTTGATGACATGTTAAGTTCTGACCTGCTGGTTCATCCTCAGGGTGGCCGCTATGTGTTAACCGTAACGGGTATTGTGAATGATACCAATCAGCGTATTGATACCGACCAGTTAACCAAAAAAATTCGTACCAGCCTGTTAAACTCAGGACGTTTTGTGGTTACTACCGCTATTAACGCCAATGGTCCTGAAGATGAGATGACCCGCAAAGTTCGTGAACTGCGTAAGTCAAAAATGGTTAACCAAAAAACCGTAAAGAAAGATGGACGCGTTATCGCACCTGACTTCTCCTTAACCGGTAAAATCATTCAGCAGAATCAACGTGTAAACTCCAGTACTCAACAAGTTGAGTACTATTTCCAGCTAACCCTGACCAATCTGGATGATGGTTTAGCCTATTGGGAAAAAGAGTATCCAATCATCAAGCGTGGCGACAACCGTACTGCTAGCTGGTAATGATTGTCTGGCGTAATGCTGCAGCTCTCTTCGAACCGCAGCATTACAAAACCAACTTAATCCATTAGGGATGTCCGAATGAAAAAATGGATCCTGGTACTTGTAGCTTTCTTTGCGTTTTCATCTACTGCTTATGCAAAAATTGAAACCGTTGAAGCACAAGGATACGGTGAAACCTACGAAAAAGCAGTTGATGCCGCACTGGCTGATGCTGTTCGTCAGGTTAATGGAATGACCGTTTCAACACAGTCAGAACGTGCTGGAAACTATGTTCGCATCAATGATAAAAGTGACGCGAGTGCTGATGTTAAAGGTACCAGCGTTCAGGACGACCAAAACAAAGATGATTCCTTTCTGAGTAATAAGAAAGGTAACAGTACTTATACTGAAAATATCAACATTAATGCCGCAGCAAACCGTAATCGCGATGTTACCGTCAATGCTGGTCAGAGTGCTCAAATTAATACTCAAAGTGCCGGTATCGTTAAAGGGTATAAAGTTAAAACCCGCGATTGTGATGCTAAAGGCTGTACCGTTGTTTTGACCGTTGAAGTAGATAAAGTTGAGCGTAAAACTTCACAGGCATCTTCTCAGCGTGACCGTTTAGCTATTATTACTACTGGTAACCGTAGTCGTTCCGCCTTTGCCAATACGCTTCGTCAGGAAATTACTGACCGTATCGTACAGTCACAGCGTTTTACCGTGCTGGACCGCAGTGCTACTAATGAGAAAGCCTTCGCACAAGAAGAGAAAATGTTGGAAGGCCGTTCAGATAATGCAGCCAGCGTAGGACAGACGGCCCTACTCGCTGACTATATTCTGGTCATCAATGTAACTGAAGCTGGTGTAAAAACCACGACTAAAGTCACCAGCGTTGATTTAACCGGTGAATTTGACGTTAGCAGCTCCCACAGAACCAAAGTGACCGTACGCTATTCATTATTGGAAGCTGCGACTCATGGTATTCAGTGGTCTGATTCCAGCGTCTTCGAACAAGGCGGTAAATATATTGAAACCGCCCGCAAACAGATCAGCGATGTTATTGCCGATAAAATTGTCAATAAGCTGACACCGGCCAAAGTGGTTGCGGTGACTAACGGCCAGATCGTCATAAACCGTGGTGAAGCCATGGTTTATGATGGCGACCGTTTTGATATCTATTCTCAAGGTGAGCAACTGGTCGATCCGGATACCGGGGAAGTGCTGGGTGCCGCTGAAGAGAAAGTGGCGACCATTCTGATCACCACCATAAAAGACAAAATCTCTTATGGTATTGTTGAAAGCGGTAAGATTGATGTCATAGAGAAAGGTGCAGTAGCTCGTTTGGCTGCCCCACTACCATCTGAAAATAAAGCTCAGGCAGCGAAAAAAGCGACTGCAGCAAAACCTAAGGCAAAAGCCAAACCAGCAGCTAACGAACAGCGTCTGGGGGATTCAGGCGGCGTATTTTTGAAATAATCGTTACCGATAGCAAAATACTTCATCTTATAGCCAACCTCCGGGTTGGCTATTTTTTTGCCCCTTGCTATACCTTAATACCAGTAGGCTATTTTTCTGGCTATGCTGGTGTTTATTTCCGCATCGATATAATCCGTTGGCATGCGCTATACTTATCGAGAGCAATACGACATTCCTTTTATTAAAAACAAAACCTCCGCTAACCATACGAAGAATCAGTATTAATTTTTTATCCGCCTAAATAACCTAAAACCTCAATCTATTTTGATTTATTATTTAATGCTGTTTTTCAGTTGAATGACTCAATATGAATTAACATATCACTGACAACGACAATCAATGGTGCTGAATATGTTTAACTTCGATTATTACAACCCAACACGTATTATGTTTGGTACTGAACGTATCAAAGATCTTGGTGCTCAATTACCTGAAGATGCCAAAGTGCTCATCACCTATGGTGGCGGAAGTGCCAAGCGATTTGGCACCATTGATGAAGTGATTCAATCACTGGGAAAACGAAAGTATATTGAGTTTGGTGGCATCGAACCCAATCCTCATTACGATACCCTGATGAAAGCAGTTGAGATTGTTAAAGCAGAAAAAATAGATTATCTGATTGCTGTTGGCGGAGGTTCTGTCATTGATGGTACTAAATTTATTGCCGCAGCAGTTTATTTTGAAGGAGATGCCTGGGAAACCTGGATTAGTAACACGCCATTAAAACAAGTATTACCGATTGGTTGTGTATTAACCCTTCCGGCAACAGGATCCGAAATGAATGGCACTGCAGTAATTAGTAATACTGCGCTCAATGCTAAATTAAGCCATAAGCATCCCTTACTCTTCCCACGCTTTGCCATTCTTGATCCAAGAAAGTCTTACACACTTCCAACCAAACAAATGGCAAATGGTGTGGTGGATGCTTTTGTTCACGTTGCCGAGCAGTATCTGACTTATCCGGTATATGGCAAAGTTCAGGATCGTTATGCTGAAGGACTGATGCTAACCTTAATTGAAGAAGGCCCAAAGGCATTAAAAGAACCTGAAAATTACGATGTCAGAGCAGCAATCATGTGGAGCGCTACTCAAGCCCTTAATGGTCTTATTGGTGTTGGTGTGCCACAAGATTGGGCCTCACATCGTATTGGATACTATTTTACTATTCACCACGGTCTCGACCATGCTCAGACATTAGCCATTCTTCTTCCCGCAGTATTAGATGTGCAGAGAGAAAATAAACGGCTAAAACTACTACAATATGCAGAAAGAGTATGGCAACTCACTGAAGGATCAGAAGAAGAGCGTATAAATAGTGCTATTATGCTTACTCGTCAATTCTTTGAAAATATGGGATTACCTACTTATCTTAGAGCTTATGGGATCCCTGAATCAGCAATTGAAGAAGCAATTAACTATTTAAAAAGATTTAATTTATTACCTCTGGGAGAGCATAAAGATATCTCAGTAATTGAAGCCAGAAGGATTTTAAGTTTAAGTTACTAGCACCCATCGGCAGAGAATAATAATACTATAAACGCTTGTTCATTCTCTGCCGACATACTATTATATATGTATCAACGGGACGATGCCGTTGATACATATATAATATTATTCACCAAGCAGTTTATCACCTAACGTAACATTACTTATGCTAGTTTGGCTCGCTTGGGCTACCATTCAATTCAGTCTGCAATTAAAGTAAAATATAATGAGCGATATTGATTATTTAATGATGTTCCGCAAATGCTCTAATCACGATAGCTTAGAGCGCCTTTATGATAAATTAAATTATTCTTTAGTGGATAATAATGTATTAGCTAATATGTATCGTGCCGCCGACCATCGTCGTGCAGAATTAGTAGCTGGTAAACTATTTGACTTAGGTAAAGTACCTAAAACTATCTGGTCTCAGGTCAAATAATTTATTTTATAAATTAAGCATCGTTATTTATCTTAATTTGGCTTGCTATACCCATAAGCTAGCCAAGGCTTAAGTGCGTTTATTTGCACTTATAATTTGTATGTATTTAATGATTCCGATAATGGATTAGCGTTAGCTATCTCCGTAAGATAGCTAATAGACTACCAACAAACACACTTCATCAGGCATTCTGGCATATATTTACCATCGCATAACTAACATATTAAATACAATATATGAAGATATATATGTAAATACTATGTAACAAGATTTAATTTGAAGTTATACATTTATGGTAATAATAAAACATATAAATATAAGACATAATATAAAGAAATATATCATTACCTGAATGGAATTCCCAACACTTAATTTTACTCATGAAATAACTATTAACGTACTTTAATAAAAACACCGCTATTATATAGTGACCTTATATGGATTCAATTCTATCTCCACTACTGCCTTTGATTAAATAAATTGGATTCTGGTAAAGATGAATCTGTTCTAATCGATATCATTTCAAAAGAGCAACACTCAATAATCCAGTTACAACATTATTGTTTTCTACTACATTTTCATCATTACTATTGAGAAAACGTGCTTAGATTCACTCACTGTTTACTGACTCAATATCATTTTTCGCTTGCCTGATATTACTGATATCTTTCCAATAAAGCTCTTCTATACTTATGTTGAAACGAATCAATACAGACACATTTTAGAAAAAAATGAGTTATGACACGGTGAGAGGTACAAATGAAGTCTTGGTTATCAATAATCTACGGTGTACTGGTTACTTTCTCATTAGCTGGTTGTGTAGTGACAGAAACAACTGTCAGTCATCACTATGGTTCTAATGATCCGGCAATGGCCGCACAAAAATTTTATAGTCAGTACTTTGCCAGTGGCAGTACAGGGCTGCCAACCGACTCTCAACTTGCTACATTCAAACCTTATATCAGTGCAGAACTCTATCAATCACTGGAACACGCCAAAAAGCGCCAGCTGGATGAAATTAAACAGCATCCTGACGAAAAACCATCGCTGGTTGATAGCGATCTATTTTCCAGTTTGTTTGAAGGCCCCTCTTCTGTTGATATACCATCCATTCCGGTATTACCTGGTGCCAATAACGTAACATTACAGGCCAATTTTACCCGAACAGAACAAGGCAAAGATATTCTTCACTGGACTGATGAAATCAAAATGGTTAAGCAGAATGATAGTTGGGTTATTGATGATCTGGTATATAAGGGTAATTGGGAGTTTGCGGCTAAAAGCACCTTAAGAAAAGCATTATCCAGTGAATAGCTAAATGAATTATTCAGCTATTTTTGCCTAACATCGCATCAATTTGTTCAGTTGATGAACACTCAAATTGAAGTTAGTAATTTAGCGTTGACAGCCTGAATAGAGATGGATATGATTCGCCCCGTTCACACGATTCCTCTGTAGTTCAGTCGGTAGAACGGCGGACTGTTAATCCGTATGTCACTGGTTCAAGTCCAGTCAGAGGAGCCATATTTAGAAAGGCCCGCTATTTAGCGGGCCTTTTGCTTTTCAGATATATATTTATTTTCCTGCCCCTGGCATTTGCCATTCATCCAGCGGAATTGGTCGGCCAAAGTAGTATCCTTGCCCTCTGGGGCATCCTAATTCATATAGCCTGTCAGCGACTTCTTTGGTTTCAATTCCTTCAGCAATAAGTGGAACACCTAAACCATTCGCTAAACGAATCACCGATGAAATGATTGCCTCATTTTTCGCGCTCTCTAAAATACCGCTAACAAAATCCCGATCTATTTTCAGGCAGTCAAACTGTAAACGATGCAAATAGGAGAGACTGGAAAAACCAGAACCAAAATCATCAATAGCAACAGAAATACCCAATGCACGTATTCGCCCCAGTTGCTCGCTGATAATCGTCCCCCTTTCAAGCAAGATGGATTCTGTTAGCTCTATCGTCAGGTTACAGGCTGATAGCTGAAATTCGTTCAACGTTGCCACAATCACACTATCAAAATCAGCCTGATACAGTTGGCGGGCAGAGACATTAATCTGAATATTAAAATCGGCGGGCCATCCGGAGGCAATTTTTAAGGCCAGTTGACGACAGGACTCTCTCAATACCCAACGTCCAATAGATAAAATTAGACCCGATTCCTCTGCCAGTGGAATAAATATATAGGGAGGAACCATACCATAAGCTTTACTCTGCCAGCGGATCAGCGCCTCTGCCCCAATAACTTTGCGATGGTGTAAATCAATTATCGGCTGGAAATAAACTCTTAACTCCTGATTTAACTCGGCCTGATTGAGCTCCGTTAGCATTTGTGTATTTTCAACCGCCCGGCTCATCATCTCCGGACGATAAATTTCAAAAGCACCGGCACCTCTTTTTCTCGCTGCTGCCAGGGCAACAGAAGCATTTCTTAAAATCACCGCTAAGGTTTGGTCATCATATACTTCTTTAACCAGACCGATATTTCCCGCGAATAATGGATGTTCACTCTCACATCCTTGAGAGTTGATATAAATATGTACATAACGAGCTATTTCATCTTCAGCTTTCTCACAGCCACAATCTTCCGGGTAACAAATGGCAAACTCAATATCATTAACTCTCGCCAATAACGTTCGGGAAGGAACAATTTCTTGTAGTTGCTTAACAAACTCGCACAGCAAAGCCTCCCCCTTTTGATAACCAAGGCTATTATTCACCGCATTAATGTTATCCAGACTGAGCAATATCAGGCCATTCCAAACCGTGGCATTCTCCTGAGCATTCAATAGCTGAAGTTGTTTCTGGAGCCCTTCCTTACTCAACAAACCGGTGACAGAATCATAATAGACCTGATGTTCCAGTCGGGAGAATGCCGTTGATAGTGTCGATGACATATCATTAAAAGCATCATTAAGTTGCTTAATCTCTTTTAATTCAAAACGAGATTGATGTGCCGGAGACCATTTTTGACCGGCTAGCAGTCGTGCCTGAGTTGCTACATATTGAATTGGATTGGTGACTCGGGAAAGAATAAACCAGGCCATCGTGACCCCCAGCAGAAAAATAACAAAAATCATGCTGAAGGTGGTTTTTCTTTCATCGTTAAGTTGACCAACAAAATCACTTTGGGGGATGGCAACAACAATACGCCAGTTATGTAACCCTAACTCTTTACCGAAAGAGACAATCCGCCCATAGTAGGTTTCACCATCAATGCTTAATAATATTTTGCTATGTTTTGGGTGAGATAAGTAAGGAGCAATAGTGCGAATAATGACACTCTCACTATTTTCTGGCGTTAACAGATGGGCACGTTCCTGTTCTGGCAGACCATTCTCTGGCTTGAGAATCGGTTTTTCTATTGTTGAATGAGAAATAATTTCATTGTTATCGTTAACGATGAAAATAACCCCATTACCCAAATTTGGAATCTGCTGTAAATAACGATTAAACCTGTTCAATTTAATATCGCTTGATACCACGCCAACATAGCGATTATCCATATCATAAACGGGACTACTGTATGAAATACTAATGCCTCTGATGGCATCCAGGTCCCA from Limnobaculum xujianqingii encodes:
- a CDS encoding COG3014 family protein, with amino-acid sequence MNNKIKRFIFCSGIVFTLAACSNPPSRQNFDYSLSQGQLELAQKIALEEGVSSDVDIATELLWSLEAGTLLRMNSELDRSTKVFDTSETLIKENETQNLAASGFSQAASMVVNDNIMGYTPRVYDRVMVNTYKALNFWQQANFTDARVEWNRVDDRQRRAAEYFSKEINAQKSSVKSNNLGETYSGAMERLGDSGVDVAKWAPYDGYINPASLYLHGLYFLINNESAADLSKAKESLKRAYALTRSKQIRADLNLANGGRKVAPGVWIVFENGTATHKVERRIDLPLFLVTSRVVYTGIALPVLESGSPAYPYLSVNGGRQTESFANMDKIIQGEFKTEFTGILIKELTRAVLKTAAQASMRNSDNKTVRLLGALTGIAQAVTTQADIRSWHTLPYEFQVTYVKWPKDGQLQINPSGGAAIQVDLPATPQPVVVYVRALNANTVPQVNLLTSKNAI
- a CDS encoding DUF3828 domain-containing protein, which translates into the protein MKSWLSIIYGVLVTFSLAGCVVTETTVSHHYGSNDPAMAAQKFYSQYFASGSTGLPTDSQLATFKPYISAELYQSLEHAKKRQLDEIKQHPDEKPSLVDSDLFSSLFEGPSSVDIPSIPVLPGANNVTLQANFTRTEQGKDILHWTDEIKMVKQNDSWVIDDLVYKGNWEFAAKSTLRKALSSE
- a CDS encoding bifunctional diguanylate cyclase/phosphodiesterase, with product MKNSLITREYSESGKQQVVKQVRLLNSISLKLIVTSLFVFILTIMFGLAVFLQYRSENRIFDSLSDKLISAHIEYVHTNLFNFLKVPIQANASVEMTMQELLSGEMANLDEFESPLMATMKRVFPYSPQLSLVAFGAVNGDYIGVSRETITDTYTLILKDKRTQGTLNFYSGMDTKNPIIKTIDKYDPRTRPWFREVNASRKPSWTRAYWDLDAIRGISISYSSPVYDMDNRYVGVVSSDIKLNRFNRYLQQIPNLGNGVIFIVNDNNEIISHSTIEKPILKPENGLPEQERAHLLTPENSESVIIRTIAPYLSHPKHSKILLSIDGETYYGRIVSFGKELGLHNWRIVVAIPQSDFVGQLNDERKTTFSMIFVIFLLGVTMAWFILSRVTNPIQYVATQARLLAGQKWSPAHQSRFELKEIKQLNDAFNDMSSTLSTAFSRLEHQVYYDSVTGLLSKEGLQKQLQLLNAQENATVWNGLILLSLDNINAVNNSLGYQKGEALLCEFVKQLQEIVPSRTLLARVNDIEFAICYPEDCGCEKAEDEIARYVHIYINSQGCESEHPLFAGNIGLVKEVYDDQTLAVILRNASVALAAARKRGAGAFEIYRPEMMSRAVENTQMLTELNQAELNQELRVYFQPIIDLHHRKVIGAEALIRWQSKAYGMVPPYIFIPLAEESGLILSIGRWVLRESCRQLALKIASGWPADFNIQINVSARQLYQADFDSVIVATLNEFQLSACNLTIELTESILLERGTIISEQLGRIRALGISVAIDDFGSGFSSLSYLHRLQFDCLKIDRDFVSGILESAKNEAIISSVIRLANGLGVPLIAEGIETKEVADRLYELGCPRGQGYYFGRPIPLDEWQMPGAGK
- a CDS encoding phospholipase D-like domain-containing protein; translated protein: MDNKELEHYLESTLADLTLSQSERVKLRELSQVLDTEQSGFMRNRAFDLVRAQLNTAPENLQPVLKWLEMVIKTIDIANQRKKVTSSACFSPGDTCRKKICEILAQTTSKADICVFTIADDIITESILAAHQRQVQIRIITDNEKSEDDGSDIEYLQHKGISIVMDNSPYHMHHKFAVFDDRYLLNGSFNWTKSASQYNYENILITDSPTLLAFYQQEFTRLWQRFS
- a CDS encoding rhomboid family intramembrane serine protease, translating into MKLWIQQRIKILSLITVILVGLQLVNSLTGGFLNHFGILPRSAQGLLGILFSPFLHRDWEHLLSNLPILLILSALLLTHSVRYYLSASTFIILFGGLLVWIFARSAIHIGASGWIFGLWMLLLANAFTRRKILDFVYAALILLYYGGLASGLLPGDPDISTEGHIAGAIAGLCFALLTRKLISDNKINTP
- the lpoB gene encoding penicillin-binding protein activator LpoB — its product is MMKILNKKTLLAAAVAFSLVGCAEQGAYYVDSKNDSVAVMGLDYKDFEMAATNMVDDMLSSDLLVHPQGGRYVLTVTGIVNDTNQRIDTDQLTKKIRTSLLNSGRFVVTTAINANGPEDEMTRKVRELRKSKMVNQKTVKKDGRVIAPDFSLTGKIIQQNQRVNSSTQQVEYYFQLTLTNLDDGLAYWEKEYPIIKRGDNRTASW
- the ydgT gene encoding transcription modulator YdgT; this translates as MSDIDYLMMFRKCSNHDSLERLYDKLNYSLVDNNVLANMYRAADHRRAELVAGKLFDLGKVPKTIWSQVK
- a CDS encoding iron-containing alcohol dehydrogenase — its product is MFNFDYYNPTRIMFGTERIKDLGAQLPEDAKVLITYGGGSAKRFGTIDEVIQSLGKRKYIEFGGIEPNPHYDTLMKAVEIVKAEKIDYLIAVGGGSVIDGTKFIAAAVYFEGDAWETWISNTPLKQVLPIGCVLTLPATGSEMNGTAVISNTALNAKLSHKHPLLFPRFAILDPRKSYTLPTKQMANGVVDAFVHVAEQYLTYPVYGKVQDRYAEGLMLTLIEEGPKALKEPENYDVRAAIMWSATQALNGLIGVGVPQDWASHRIGYYFTIHHGLDHAQTLAILLPAVLDVQRENKRLKLLQYAERVWQLTEGSEEERINSAIMLTRQFFENMGLPTYLRAYGIPESAIEEAINYLKRFNLLPLGEHKDISVIEARRILSLSY